One genomic segment of Alosa sapidissima isolate fAloSap1 chromosome 13, fAloSap1.pri, whole genome shotgun sequence includes these proteins:
- the nup188 gene encoding nucleoporin NUP188 isoform X3, whose amino-acid sequence MKEFGLRISKLLALDEQQSVQILQSYLQEDYRGTRDTLKTVLQDERQSQALLLKIADYYYEERVCLLRCVLLLLTYFQDERHPYMTEYAACVGKLEKDLVSKYRKQFEDLIKAEAPTWETHGNMMTDGQVCRWFRQCLREQALLLEVMFLYYAYFEMPCTELLSFARLFKELGFGRRQTNRHLVDKSMDPLVDRIGYFSALILVEGMDIDFLHKCALEDRTDQHQFHNTPELCKEMDQMLVTFGDIPHHGPVLLGWVLLRHTLSPDEGAAAVTRLGPITLQLTVFSYLTDMLQALGSTGNNCTASTARMCIYGLLSFVITSFEEDTLGCLQHLVNAVCEVLAAPSLAELFWESKPNMGLGMILDSAVGVFPHKPRPLLQLLTALLSDKPTAKKVYMFLDKMSFYTEVYKHKPNDVESSDDETIWRRKAPKLIYPLGSGQTNLRMPLGVLGQVSVSPDGFVVHWEYNYSCWSLFTCEIEMLLHVVSTADVLVHCERVKPILDLVHQVISTDWSVSDCLLPLTSRIYMLLQRLTSVINPPVDVITSCVNCLTVLAARQPGKVWSSLHHTGFLPFTSSPLTNMAQCISADGMRAGNYGNLLVLIEQPRGEYAVTIAFLKLVTTLVKGQLGSTQSRGLIPCVLLVLKEMLPTYHKWRYNTYGVRERIGCLILELVHAILNLSPEGEAQDSAPSLQALCIYSLANTEAGQAVINIMAVGVDTIDMVLTAQPSSGGNEGPGQVLIQTVKLAFSVTNNVLRLKPTSDTMSPLEQALTQHGGHGSNLIAVLAKYIYHKHDPALPRLAIQLLKRLALVAPMSVYACLGSDAAAIRDAFLARLQSHTEDMRIKVMILEFLTVAVETQPGLIELFLNLEVKDGSEGSKEFSLGKWSCLAVVLELLDCCQQGQYWCPPLLQRSALAFLHALWTDRRDSALCVLRTREKFWENLTTPLFGTLPSNSDTPEPCVLESCAFVMKIIGLEIYYVHRDSLEASLKTVLQRLSSQRRYEYWSDCVRSLVCGVCEDDSLRSLNETQTLISAWRTLLILSTSHSDMMQLTEDTVRCKLFMDVLEGTKAALMLPQSLPCLRLGSMMTTLLLILLKQWRSELGAAPPLLPSLSLMLESVLQADPRLMERTKAKLFSCLLSTLQIQGLNGGEMSQLPQLLLCVCETIQDEALALIDSTRHMTQIAEVQEDSMETDAPRNLQTDQRDGVCVLALHLCKELCLADEDGEQWLLVVRKLPVLPSVLSALELSLRSKKNLYFTESALHLLLTLARAPQGAAAVAGAGVLQSICLPLLSVYEGPTNGSSQAFSRRAQDAPCWPGVYRLCVCLMESLLKTLRYSFINEALDFVGVHQERILQCLNAVRTVQSLACLDEADHTVGFLLQLSVFTKEWQFHLPQLLRDIQINLCYLCQTCTYLLHSKKMLQHYLQAKNGEALPPGPLPVVRPQRAGPAASKGSSTPDEREEMEQKAVQAVQCSLLKILSKTLNTLQHFTPDCCQILLDQCMDLAEYRTLFVLSFSPALDSDSAPSFGTLLASINVALNMLGEVEKKKEPASAVSSEETQALKSLLMFTMENSVCVLISQAVRCLKDSTVPPRDKQRLKQELSSELSTLFSSLSRFFRRGSPSSPAGGLLPSPQTKPPAPGLKGPAEGQEPLVQLVQAFLRHIQR is encoded by the exons ATGAAGGAGTTTGGCCTCAGGATCAGCAAGCTACTG gCTTTGGATGAGCAGCAAAGTGTGCAGATCTTACAGTCTTACCTGCAGGAGGACTACAGAGGAACCCGTGACACACTTAAG ACTGTGCTACAGGATGAGAGGCAAAGTCAGGCTTTACTTCTGAAA ATTGCAGACTATTACTATGAGGAGAGGGTGTGTCTTCTGCGCTGtgtgctcctcctcctcacttaCTTCCAAGATGAGAGGCATCCCTACATG acTGAGTATGCTGCCTGTGTTGGCAAGCTGGAGAAAGACCTGGTGTCCAAATACCGGAAGCAGTTTGAAGATCTAATCAAAGCTGAGGCACCAACATGGGAGACTCATGGGAACATGATG ACTGACGGGCAGGTGTGCCGCTGGTTCAGGCAGTGCTTGCGGGAGCAGGCGCTGCTGCTGGAGGTCATGTTCCTCTACTACGCCTACTTCGAGATGCCCTGCACCGAGCTGCTCAGCTTTGCTCGCCTCTTCAAGGAGTTGGGCTTCGGCCGACGGCAGACCAACAGACACCTGGTGGACAAGAGCATGGACCCACTAGTGGACCGCATCGG gtaTTTTAGCGCTTTGATTCTGGTTGAGGGAATGGACATTGACTTCCTACATAAGTGTGCTCTGGAGGACCGCACAGACCAACACCAGTTCCACAACACCCCTGAGCTCTGCAAG gaaATGGACCAGATGCTGGTGACGTTTGGGGACATCCCTCACCACGGCCCCGTGCTGCTGGGCTGGGTGCTACTGCGTCACACCCTCTCACCCGATGAGGGCGCTGCCGCTGTCACACGCCTCGGACCCATCACGCTGCAGCTCACCGTCTTCAGCTACCTCACTGACATGTTGCAGGCCCTCGGCTCCACTGGGAACAAT tgtacagcCAGCACTGCTCGAATGTGCATCTACGGCCTCCTCTCCTTCGTCATCACGTCATTTGAAGAGGACACCCTTGGCTGCCTACAG CACCTGGTTAATGCCGTGTGTGAGGTGTTGGCTGCTCCCAGTTTGGCTGAACTCTTCTGGGAatcg AAGCCCAACATGGGCCTGGGGATGATCCTGGACAGTGCGGTGGGTGTGTTCCCCCACAAGCCACGCCCTCTTCTCCAGCTCCTCACTGCTCTACTGTCAGACAAACCTACAGCCAAAAAG GTGTACATGTTCTTGGATAAGATGTCCTTCTACACAGAAGTTTACAAGCACAAGCCCAACGATGTCGAGTCCAGCGACGATGAAACGATCTGGAGAAGAAAAGCCCCAAAGCTCATCTACCCATtag GCTCAGGGCAGACTAACCTGCGCATGCCCCTGGGTGTTCTGGGCCAGGTGTCTGTGAGCCCAGATGGCTTTGTGGTGCACTGGGAGTACAACTACTCCTGCTGGAGCCTCTTCACCTGTGAAATAGAGATGCTTCTGCATGTGGTCTCtactgcag ATGTGTTGGTGCACTGTGAGAGGGTGAAGCCCATCCTGGACCTGGTTCATCAGGTGATCAGCACGGACTGGAGTGTGTCAGACTGTCTCCTCCCGCTCACCTCCCGCATCTACATGCTGCTGCAAAg GCTCACTTCTGTTATAAACCCACCTGTTGATGTCATCACGTCATGTGTGAACTGCCTCACGGTGCTCGCTGCAAGGCAGCCTGGGAAG gtttggtCCAGTCTTCACCACACTGGTTTTCTGCCATTCACTTCCTCCCCTCTTACAAACATGGCTCAATGTATCAG TGCGGATGGGATGCGAGCTGGTAACTATGGAAACTTGCTGGTGCTGATTGAACAGCCTCGTGGAGAGTATGCTGTGACCATTGCCTTCCTGAAACTAGTCACCACGCTTGTGAAG ggtcaGTTgggcagtacccagagcagggGTCTGATCCCCTGTGTGTTACTGGTGCTGAAGGAGATGCTGCCCACCTACCACAAGTGGCGTTACAACACCTACGGAGTCCGAGAGAGGATTG GATGTCTTATTCTGGAGCTGGTTCACGCCATCCTCAACTTGAGTCCAGAGGGAGAGGCCCaggacag tgCTCCCAGTCTACAGGCTCTCTGCATCTACAGTTTGGCCAACACTGAAGCAGGACAAGCAGTCATCAACATCATGGCCGTTGGGGTGGACACCATAGACATGGTGCTGACAGCTCAgcccagcag tGGGGGTAATGAGGGTCCAGGCCAGGTGCTGATCCAGACAGTGAAGCTGGCCTTCTCCGTGACCAATAACGTACTACGCCTCAAACCCACCTCTGACACCATGTCCCCTCTGGAGCAGGCTCTCACACagcatg GTGGTCATGGCAGCAACCTAATAGCGGTGTTGGCAAAGTACATCTACCACAAACACGACCCTGCCCTGCCCCGTCTCGCCATACAGCTGCTCAAGAGACTCGCattg GTGGCCCCCATGTCTGTGTACGCGTGTCTGGGCAGTGATGCGGCGGCCATCCGAGACGCCTTCCTGGCGCGACTCCAGAGCCACACAGAGGACATGCGCATCAAGGTCATGATCCTGGAGTTCCTCACTGTCGCCGTGGAGACGCAGCCCGGCCTCATCGAGCTCTTCCTCAACCTGGAGGTCAAGGATGGCAGcgaggggtcaaag gagttctCTCTGGGGAAATGGAGCTGTCTGGCAGTGGTGCTGGAGTTGCTGGACTGCTGTCAGCAGGGCCAGTACTGGTGCCCTCCCCTCCTGCAGCGCTCAGCCCTGGCCTTCCTGCACGCACTCTGGACAGACCGCAGGGACAGCGCTCTGTGTGTGCTCcgaaccag AGAGAAATTTTGGGAAAATCTGACCACTCCCCTGTTTGGAACACTACCCTCCAACTCTGACACACCAGAG CCCTGTGTTCTGGAATCCTGTGCCTTTGTAATGAAGATCATTGGTCTGGAGATCTACTATGTTCACAG aGACTCGCTGGAGGCCTCCCTGAAGACGGTGCTGCAGCGTTTGTCCAGCCAGCGGCGCTACGAGTACTGGTCGGATTGTGTGCGCTCGCTGGTGTGCGGCGTGTGCGAGGACGACAGCCTGCGCTCGCTCAACGAGACGCAAACACTCATCTCCGCCTGGAGGACTCTGCTCATCCTCTCAACCAGCCAT TCGGACATGATGCAGCTGACGGAAGACACAGTGCGGTGTAAACTCTTCATGGACGTCCTGGAGGGAACAAAAGCAGCT CTGATGCTGCCTCAGTCTCTGCCCTGCCTACGGTTAGGCTCCATGATGACCACACTGCTGCTCATTCTACTCAAACaatggaggag TGAGCTGGGCGCAGCGCCCCCCCTGctgccctctctgtctctgatgcTGGAGTCGGTGCTGCAGGCGGACCCCAGACTCATGGAGAGGACCAAGGCCAAGCTCTTCTCctgcctcctctccactctgcaGATCCAGGGCCTCAACg GTGGAGAGATGTCCCAGCTGCCCCagttgctgctgtgtgtgtgtgagactatcCAGGATGAGGCGCTGGCTTTGATTGACAGCACACGTCACATGACCCAGATTGCTGAGGTGCAGGAGGACTCCATGGAGACAGACGCGCCGCGCAATCTCCAGACAGACCAAAGGGACGGG gtgtgtgtgttggcgctgCACCTGTGTAAGGAGCTGTGTCTGGCGGACGAAGACGGGGAGCAGTGGCTGCTGGTGGTGCGGAAGCTTCCGGTGCTGCCCTCGGTGCTCAGCGCCCTGGAGCTCAGCCTGCGCTCCAAAAAGAACCTCTACTTCACCGAGAGCGCCCTGCACCTGCTGCTCACGCTCGCCAGGGCGCCACag GGGGCAGCAGCAGTTGCAGGAGCTGGAGTTCTGCAGAGCATCTGCCTGCCTCTGCTCAGCGTGTATGAGGGACCAACCAACGGATCATCTcag GCATTCTCGCGGCGTGCCCAGGATGCCCCGTGCTGGCCTGGCGTctacaggctgtgtgtgtgtctgatggagtCCCTGCTCAAGACGCTCCGCTACAGCTTCATCAATGAGGCCCTCGACTTTGTTGGGGTGCACCAGGAACGCAttctacag tgtttAAACGCAGTGCGGACGGTGCAGTCTCTGGCGTGTCTGGACGAGGCCGACCACACCGTGGGCTTCCTGCTGCAGCTCTCCGTCTTCACCAAAGAGTGGCAATTTCACCTGCCCCAGCTGCTCAGGGAcatccag ATCAATCTGTGTTACCTGTGTCAGACGTGTACATACCTCCTACACAGCAAGAAGATGCTGCAGCACTACCTCCAG GCTAAGAACGGCGAGGCTCTTCCCCCGGGGCCTCTGCCCGTGGTGCGGCCTCAGCGAGCGGGGCCGGCCGCCTCCAAAGGCTCGTCGACGCCGGACGAGCGTGAGGAGATGGAGCAGAAGGCTGTGCAGGCGGTGCAGTGTAGCCTGCTCAAGATCCTCAGCAAGACCCTCAACACGCTGCAGCACTTCACCCCCGACTGCTGCCAGATACTCCtcgaccag TGCATGGATCTGGCGGAGTACAGGACTCTGTTTGTGTTGAGCTTCTCTCCAGCGCTGGACTCTGACTCCGCACCATCCTTTGGAACCCTATTGGCCTCCATTAACGTGGCGCTCAACATGCTgggagag gtggagaagaagaaggagccAGCATCAGCAGTCTCCTCGGAGGAAACCCAAGCCCTCAA GTCCCTGCTGATGTTCACGAtggagaacagtgtgtgtgtgctcatctctCAGGCCGTGCGTTGTCTGAAGGACTCGACTGTGCCACCCAGGGACAAGCAGAGGCTCAAGCAGGAGCTCAGCTCTGAACTG AGCAcgctcttctcctccctctcccgtTTCTTCCGCCGgggctccccctcctctccggCGGGCGGCCTGCTGCCCTCGCCCCAGACCAAGCCGCCCGCCCCCGGTCTCAAGGGCCCCGCCGAGGGCCAGGAGCCTCTGGTGCAGCTGGTGCAGGCCTTCCTGCGCCACATCCAGCGCTAG